From one Gossypium hirsutum isolate 1008001.06 chromosome D08, Gossypium_hirsutum_v2.1, whole genome shotgun sequence genomic stretch:
- the LOC107900871 gene encoding uncharacterized protein At1g01500, whose protein sequence is MDLQQLDPLQISIPKASDPYSIMNNSSVWLEIRLFYVRIAPCVIDSAPDHLTLCYLRREIGFSLEVNGSRVPASDSASFTLRRDRLDRESSEVTYLSTDSVRVTGGFEFEVYENEKMMLCGSLERMEGEWSMDCYMAAAVKEPGNSAFFQWKKGVSAPSIEVYIAGCSAGVPVILTKTITVSPWRKNGSRLSSTLDAIPEDEEIGKGNNKGSNGLVRHRNLQVTESGLEDYEFDGKIGHGYYSEDMYAGEDGQLSWFNAGVRVGVGIGLGMCLGVGIGVGLLMRSYQATTRNFRRRFF, encoded by the exons ATGGACCTTCAACAGCTTGATCCCTTGCAAATTTCAATTCCGAAAGCCTCGGATCCCTACAGTATCATGAACAATTCCTCCGTATGGCTTGAAATCCGTCTCTTTTACGTTCGGATAGCGCCCTGCGTAATCGATAGCGCGCCGGACCACCTCACCCTCTGCTACCTCCGCCGCGAAATCGGTTTCTCCCTCGAAGTCAACGGCTCTCGTGTCCCGGCTTCCGATTCCGCTTCGTTCACGCTCCGCCGCGACCGTCTCGACCGGGAGTCGTCGGAGGTCACTTATTTGAGCACCGATAGCGTTCGCGTCACCGGAGGGTTTGAATTCGAGGTGTACGAGAATGAAAAGATGATGTTGTGTGGCTCTTTGGAAAGGATGGAAGGGGAATGGAGCATGGATTGTTATATGGCGGCAGCGGTTAAGGAGCCTGGGAATTCTGCGTTTTTCCAATGGAAAAAGGGGGTTTCAGCGCCGAGCATTGAAGTTTACATTGCGGGGTGTTCCGCGGGTGTGCCTGTGATATTGACGAAGACGATAACAGTGAGTCCTTGGAGGAAAAATGGGTCGAGGCTTAGTTCGACATTGGATGCGATTCCTGAGGATGAAGAGATTGGCAAAGGGAATAACAAGGGTAGTAATGGATTGGTTAGACACCGGAATTTGCAG GTTACCGAATCCGGACTTGAAGATTATGAGTTTGATGGAAAAATCGGACACGGCTACTACTCTGAAGATATGTATGCTGGAGAGGATGGTCAGCTTTCATGGTTTAATGCTGGTGTTAGAGTTGGGGTTGGAATTGGCCTTGGGATGTGCCTTGGGGTTGGAATTGGAGTTGGACTGCTAATGCGATCATATCAAGCAACTACCCGGAACTTTAGGAGAAGGTTTTTCTAA